The Shewanella sp. KX20019 genome window below encodes:
- a CDS encoding DUF3612 domain-containing protein: MKSNQSLIRKSHFLGTKIRNLRKRNHLTMEDLSARCIRVDPESAPSVSYLSMIERGKRVPSAGMLAVIAAVFQKEVDWFLDDVPEDEAITPDKGRRGGISGMALEPSFLFSSDILQIAIPEMLSQTGTTGREFAHLLIRAHQEHHQNHFPDLERAAEEVGQKRLPLALNDIKDIAKSLGLKLKWIDRTPQEVVDEMGVSTAHVVTSFFEPPSTIYLNKMLKSYPTRLKYDLSVHIGHCVLHNKDGLKCVLTAGRRHTAAHEETATPASSTLNAQDILHAWRDFESSFFAGALLCPKVPFRQLLDRHGYEINVNKTVGVSASVAMRRMTVVSPYPHWHYFDAYAPGKLKAVYRGNGIPLPWGNMRVVEDPCQHWAVFRMINEPKVGTSAQISILDVAHEPRIYCCESVKVEDMAGNNHVLCAGIDLNPAIDAQGGDAASIAADLKQICASNSGSVEMPKHIKKNLMSVAKILNINWVERGIQNDARLICSRGAVCPRQPSCYQAGKALCEEA, translated from the coding sequence ATGAAAAGTAATCAGAGCCTGATCAGAAAGTCACATTTTCTTGGCACCAAGATTAGAAATTTGCGTAAAAGAAATCACCTTACAATGGAGGATCTGTCTGCCCGTTGTATAAGAGTCGATCCTGAGTCAGCCCCCTCTGTATCTTACCTTTCGATGATTGAGCGGGGTAAACGAGTTCCCAGTGCAGGCATGCTTGCGGTTATCGCTGCAGTGTTCCAAAAAGAGGTAGATTGGTTTCTCGATGATGTGCCAGAAGACGAAGCAATTACCCCCGACAAAGGTCGTCGTGGTGGTATAAGCGGTATGGCTTTAGAGCCGAGTTTCCTGTTTTCCAGTGATATTTTACAGATCGCTATCCCGGAAATGTTGTCACAAACGGGCACAACCGGGCGAGAATTTGCACATTTACTTATTCGTGCCCACCAAGAGCACCATCAAAACCACTTTCCAGATCTTGAACGCGCAGCTGAAGAGGTCGGCCAAAAACGTCTTCCGCTTGCGTTGAATGATATAAAAGATATAGCAAAATCATTAGGACTAAAACTGAAATGGATAGACAGAACGCCACAAGAGGTTGTTGATGAAATGGGTGTTAGTACCGCTCATGTCGTGACCTCTTTTTTTGAACCACCTTCAACTATCTATCTGAACAAGATGCTCAAATCTTACCCTACGCGACTTAAATATGACCTGTCTGTGCATATCGGACATTGTGTATTACACAACAAAGATGGATTGAAGTGCGTATTAACCGCAGGTAGACGCCACACGGCAGCCCACGAAGAAACTGCCACTCCAGCATCATCTACGTTAAATGCACAAGATATTCTGCATGCCTGGCGTGATTTTGAATCAAGCTTTTTTGCCGGCGCATTACTGTGCCCCAAAGTACCGTTTAGGCAGCTACTCGACCGACATGGTTATGAAATCAACGTCAATAAAACGGTAGGCGTTTCTGCATCTGTAGCCATGCGCCGAATGACAGTGGTATCCCCTTATCCTCATTGGCATTACTTCGATGCTTATGCACCGGGTAAATTAAAAGCAGTATACCGTGGTAATGGTATTCCACTGCCTTGGGGTAACATGCGAGTAGTCGAGGACCCTTGTCAGCATTGGGCTGTATTTAGAATGATAAACGAGCCCAAAGTTGGTACATCTGCGCAAATATCCATTTTGGATGTAGCACATGAACCACGGATCTATTGCTGTGAATCGGTAAAAGTTGAGGACATGGCGGGTAACAATCATGTGCTTTGCGCCGGTATCGATCTTAACCCCGCAATAGATGCACAAGGCGGCGATGCTGCTTCTATTGCTGCGGATCTAAAACAGATCTGTGCGTCCAACAGCGGCTCGGTAGAGATGCCGAAACATATAAAGAAAAACCTAATGAGCGTGGCAAAAATTCTCAACATTAACTGGGTGGAACGCGGCATCCAAAATGATGCACGTTTGATCTGTTCGCGAGGTGCTGTATGTCCAAGACAGCCTAGTTGTTATCAAGCAGGCAAAGCCTTATGTGAAGAGGCTTAA
- a CDS encoding malate synthase codes for MDISTINNTANNHENNLYMGSEFADVNVVTQAANDTTTPCAKIFLDDKFPLTQGSHKDACSYVVYYQQLLVFMKDGSQTGLRFPKQFVALNGHKSEPTAILLKDNGIHVELTFDSKSEKGAQDCANVEDILVEGHQYWISLVNVENTVVASSVLDQVFTAKDGSDYELKR; via the coding sequence ATGGATATATCAACAATCAATAATACTGCAAATAACCACGAGAACAATCTATATATGGGTTCAGAATTTGCTGATGTGAATGTTGTCACCCAGGCAGCAAACGACACCACAACACCCTGTGCCAAAATCTTTTTGGATGACAAGTTCCCTCTCACTCAAGGTTCACATAAAGATGCCTGTAGCTATGTTGTTTACTACCAGCAATTGTTAGTGTTTATGAAGGACGGTAGCCAAACAGGATTGCGTTTTCCAAAACAGTTCGTTGCACTGAACGGCCATAAAAGTGAACCTACAGCCATTTTGCTTAAAGACAATGGCATTCATGTTGAACTGACTTTCGACAGTAAAAGTGAAAAGGGCGCTCAAGATTGTGCCAATGTCGAAGATATCTTAGTTGAAGGGCATCAGTATTGGATTAGCTTGGTCAACGTAGAGAACACTGTGGTAGCGTCTTCGGTACTTGATCAAGTTTTCACCGCTAAAGATGGTAGTGATTATGAGCTAAAACGTTAA
- a CDS encoding MFS transporter: MSDTKPLQQKPQLSFWQIFNMCFGFLGIQFGFALQNANVSRIFQTLGASIDDIPILWIAAPLTGLIVQPIIGYLSDNTWGKWGRRRPFFVLGAVCTTLALFVMPHSPALWIAAGMLWIMDASINIAMEPFRAFVGDNLPNKQRTLGYAMQSFFIGIGAVIASALPYILTNFFGVSNTAPAGEIADSVRYAFYFGGAVLFLAVMWTVVSTKEYSPEELAEFEKNGQQQPATALSVLRDAKQYQRGSVLWTSLGTLFTGAIWLFEWDKQLFILSLGILFFGPLQYYCAQKVKTLQSHNQQHNETSNHNNSRENQGLIFSVVDDLFHMPKAMHQLALVQFFSWFALFSMWIFTTAAVTDYHYGTQDVLSKAYNDGADWVGLLFAVYNGFAAIAAIFIPILAKKCGLKVSHCINLFCGGLGLISFKFISDPSLLWLPMIGVGIAWASILSVPYALLSNALPAKKMGVYMGIFNFFIVIPQLLAASILGLILRVCFDGQPIYALITGGVCMMIAGIAVLRVSVDGD, translated from the coding sequence ATGTCTGATACAAAGCCTCTACAACAGAAACCTCAGCTCAGTTTTTGGCAAATTTTCAACATGTGTTTTGGATTCTTAGGTATTCAATTTGGCTTTGCACTGCAAAATGCCAATGTAAGCCGTATTTTTCAAACACTGGGTGCATCTATAGATGATATACCTATTTTATGGATAGCCGCTCCGCTCACAGGTCTTATCGTACAACCTATCATCGGCTACTTAAGTGATAATACTTGGGGTAAATGGGGTCGTAGACGCCCCTTCTTTGTTTTAGGGGCTGTTTGTACCACTTTGGCACTATTTGTTATGCCCCACTCGCCTGCTCTATGGATAGCAGCCGGAATGCTTTGGATTATGGATGCATCGATCAACATTGCCATGGAGCCCTTTCGTGCCTTTGTGGGTGATAATTTGCCTAACAAACAACGGACTCTTGGCTATGCAATGCAAAGTTTCTTTATCGGCATTGGCGCTGTCATCGCATCTGCACTGCCCTATATCCTGACTAACTTTTTCGGCGTTAGCAATACGGCTCCCGCTGGTGAAATTGCTGATTCAGTGCGTTACGCCTTTTATTTTGGCGGCGCTGTACTGTTTTTAGCTGTGATGTGGACGGTTGTTTCAACCAAAGAATACTCACCTGAAGAGTTAGCTGAATTCGAGAAAAATGGCCAACAGCAACCTGCGACAGCATTATCTGTCCTACGCGATGCTAAGCAATATCAAAGAGGCTCTGTTTTATGGACCAGCCTAGGTACGCTATTTACCGGGGCAATTTGGTTATTCGAATGGGACAAACAACTCTTTATCTTAAGCTTAGGGATCTTATTTTTCGGACCGCTACAATATTACTGTGCACAGAAAGTAAAAACGCTACAGAGTCACAACCAACAACATAATGAAACGAGCAATCACAACAACAGTCGTGAAAATCAAGGGTTAATCTTTAGTGTAGTCGATGATCTTTTTCATATGCCCAAAGCGATGCATCAACTGGCCTTAGTGCAGTTTTTCTCCTGGTTTGCCCTCTTTTCTATGTGGATTTTCACCACCGCAGCAGTCACCGATTATCACTATGGGACACAAGACGTGCTGTCAAAAGCCTACAATGACGGCGCGGATTGGGTCGGTTTATTGTTCGCTGTCTATAACGGGTTTGCTGCTATTGCTGCCATTTTCATCCCTATATTGGCCAAAAAATGTGGCCTTAAAGTCAGCCACTGTATCAATCTATTTTGCGGGGGCCTTGGTTTAATCTCTTTTAAATTCATCAGCGATCCAAGCCTACTTTGGCTGCCTATGATAGGCGTCGGTATTGCTTGGGCTTCAATACTGTCGGTTCCTTATGCACTGCTTTCAAACGCATTACCCGCAAAAAAGATGGGAGTTTACATGGGAATTTTTAACTTCTTCATTGTTATCCCACAACTGCTCGCCGCCAGTATTCTTGGACTGATATTACGGGTCTGCTTTGATGGTCAGCCTATCTACGCGCTTATTACCGGCGGCGTTTGTATGATGATAGCGGGCATCGCCGTGCTAAGAGTCAGCGTTGATGGTGATTAA